The sequence below is a genomic window from Metasolibacillus fluoroglycofenilyticus.
TTCTTTATTACGCTTCATCATTGAAATTTGCTCAGATACTTTATTACGCTCTGCCTTTAATACCTCTGTTTTGGCAATTAAATCACGACGCTCTGCATCCAATGCTTCAAATTGGTCAAAAGTTCCTAAATCCTCATTGCGTGTAAGCAACACTTTTTTTACTTCTTCATAATTTTCCCGAATACGTTTAATATCTAACATATTTCTTCCTCCATTCTTTAGTACACTAATTCGCTGAAACGACAAAAAAGCCCCCATCCCCTAAAAAGGGACGAGAGCTACCCGCGTTGCCACCCTAATTGAATAAACAAATACTGCTTATTCCACTTCGTTCATAACGGCTTTAGTCACCGGTCTTTGCCTACTATCATTTTCAGCAAGACAACTCAAGGACGGATTCACAAGTGTTTTTATTAGCTTGCACCAACCGCTAACTCTCTATAAAAAAACGTGCTTGTTACTACTTCCTATCATCGCATTATCTTATAATTTGCATTCATTGTACTATAGGTTATTTTTTTTCGCAACTCGTAACAAGCATTGCTACTTATTTTTACGTATAATGACGGTGAGGTGATTTGCCTATGCAACAAGCAAAAATTATTGTTGTTGATGATGAAAAAGAGATTGCTGACTTAATTTCCTTACATTTAGAAAAGGAATTTTATGATGTCATTACATGCTACGATAGCACAAAAGTATTGTCTATATTACAAAATCAAATAATTGACCTTATTATATTAGACATTATGATGCCTAATATGGACGGCTATACATTAGCTACACAAATTCGCAAAAATTTCAATATGCCCATCATATTTGTTAGCGCCAAAACTTCCGATTTTGATAAGGTTCATGGACTTGCACTCGGCGCTGATGATTATATAACAAAACCATTTACGCCAATTGAATTAGCAGCTCGTGTCAATGCACAGCTTCGACGCTTTAAAACATTAAATACAGCCTTTTCTACTACAGCACCGATACTGCAATATGGTGGATTAATCATTTTGCCAGAGAAGCGTGAGGTCAAGCTGTATGATGAGGTGCTTGATTTAACCCGTAAGGAATTCGATATTTTATATTTACTTGCCAGCCACCCTAAAAAAATATTTAGCACAGAAAATATTTTTGAGGAAGTATGGAATGAGGCGTATTTTGAAGGTGCCAATACAGTGATGGTACATATCCGTAATTTGCGCAAAAAATTAAAAGAGAATAAAAAAAATCAGTTTATCAAAACTGTGTGGGGAGTAGGTTATACATTTAATGATTAAGCGATTTCACAATTTCCGTGTTCAAATGGCTTTTTTATTTGCCGTTAGTATGGCTTTTTCAGGGGCTATTACAGGCGTGATTTTCTCGATATTGCGCTGGTATTACAAGCAAAATGTTTATGCTGACACCAGCTTAGCTGATTTACGCCAAAATTTGCGAGCCTTTGGTGATACTAATGCCTTTTTAGTTGTATTTGCCCTCTTATCGTTTCTCATTTTTATGCTGTTAACTAAAAAATATACGGGCTATTTTCAAACGATTTCTACTGGCATTCGCCATCTCGCAGACGGTGATTTTTCTCAAAAAATTCATATCCAAAGTCGCAATGAATTTGGCGAGGTAGCTGAGCATATAAATATAGCTGCCAAAATGCTACAAGAGGCAATTGAACGAGGTGATTTTTC
It includes:
- a CDS encoding response regulator transcription factor, which encodes MQQAKIIVVDDEKEIADLISLHLEKEFYDVITCYDSTKVLSILQNQIIDLIILDIMMPNMDGYTLATQIRKNFNMPIIFVSAKTSDFDKVHGLALGADDYITKPFTPIELAARVNAQLRRFKTLNTAFSTTAPILQYGGLIILPEKREVKLYDEVLDLTRKEFDILYLLASHPKKIFSTENIFEEVWNEAYFEGANTVMVHIRNLRKKLKENKKNQFIKTVWGVGYTFND